The following proteins are co-located in the Desulfatibacillum aliphaticivorans DSM 15576 genome:
- a CDS encoding ABC transporter permease, producing MVSAETAQGSNAGKGKVSRLVVLPFRKSLEISFKSIKARFFRSLITTTSLVLAISFFSFVLVSTDAANGLLSSGERGYRQALIQSGYDLAPDQDTAGSSPKQRWIALLSLLVCVVGIVNAHLMAVTERFREIGTMKCLGALDRFVLRLFVLEAGMQGLVGSLAGALGGAFFALLSFLLRFGSPVLTNMNWSHVFMSVGTAIAAGILLSLAGVLYPAWIASRMQPVEAMRVET from the coding sequence ATGGTTAGCGCGGAAACAGCCCAAGGATCGAATGCAGGGAAAGGCAAAGTCAGCAGACTTGTGGTTCTTCCGTTCAGGAAATCCCTGGAAATTTCGTTCAAGAGCATTAAGGCGCGGTTTTTTCGTTCTCTGATAACGACCACCTCGCTGGTGTTGGCTATCAGTTTTTTCAGCTTTGTGCTGGTTAGCACGGACGCCGCCAATGGATTGTTGTCCTCAGGAGAGCGGGGATACCGGCAGGCATTGATTCAGTCCGGTTATGATTTGGCTCCGGACCAGGACACGGCGGGGAGCAGCCCCAAGCAGCGATGGATAGCCTTATTGTCGCTTTTGGTGTGCGTTGTAGGCATTGTCAACGCGCACTTGATGGCCGTCACCGAGCGATTTCGGGAGATCGGCACTATGAAATGCCTGGGCGCCCTGGACCGGTTTGTCTTGCGGCTATTTGTGTTGGAGGCGGGCATGCAGGGCCTTGTCGGCTCCCTTGCGGGGGCGCTGGGCGGCGCCTTTTTCGCCTTGCTTAGTTTTTTACTGCGTTTCGGGTCTCCGGTGTTAACCAATATGAACTGGAGCCATGTGTTTATGTCCGTGGGAACGGCGATCGCGGCCGGAATCCTGCTAAGTTTGGCTGGCGTCCTGTATCCCGCCTGGATCGCCTCACGCATGCAACCAGTGGAAGCCATGAGGGTTGAAACTTGA
- a CDS encoding ABC transporter ATP-binding protein — MSNIENVVRVSEVTKSFNLGKITVQALKGINLEIATGNYISIMGPSGSGKSTLFNMIGGLDKPTSGRVYIDEVDIAQLDAYELAWLRCRKIGYIFQTFNLIQVMTALENVTLPMTFAGETSSASMEKGMELLKLVGLGDRYSHKPNELSGGQQQRVAVARALANDPSIILADEPTGNLDLSTGEEIIALLKKLSRERNVTVISATHDFKMLNVSDQVVWIRDGLVDKVENRDELNISVGQIGTREAAEKH, encoded by the coding sequence TTGAGTAATATCGAGAATGTGGTCAGGGTATCGGAAGTCACCAAGAGCTTCAACCTTGGCAAAATCACGGTACAGGCCCTCAAGGGGATCAACTTGGAGATCGCCACGGGGAACTACATTTCCATCATGGGGCCTTCCGGCTCGGGAAAAAGCACCCTGTTTAACATGATAGGCGGGCTGGACAAACCCACTTCGGGCCGGGTTTACATCGACGAAGTGGACATCGCCCAGTTGGACGCCTATGAACTGGCCTGGCTGCGCTGCCGCAAAATCGGCTACATCTTCCAGACCTTCAACCTGATCCAGGTTATGACCGCCCTGGAAAACGTGACCCTGCCCATGACATTCGCCGGCGAGACCAGCAGCGCGTCCATGGAAAAGGGCATGGAGCTCCTCAAGCTGGTGGGCCTGGGCGACAGATACAGCCATAAGCCCAACGAACTCTCCGGCGGCCAGCAACAGCGGGTCGCCGTGGCCAGAGCCCTGGCCAACGATCCCAGCATCATCCTGGCTGATGAGCCCACGGGCAACCTGGACTTGTCCACGGGCGAGGAAATCATTGCTCTGCTTAAAAAGCTCAGCCGGGAGCGCAACGTGACGGTCATTTCCGCCACGCACGACTTTAAGATGCTCAATGTATCGGATCAGGTCGTCTGGATTCGGGACGGCTTGGTGGACAAAGTGGAAAACCGGGACGAGCTGAACATTTCCGTGGGACAGATCGGAACGCGCGAAGCAGCGGAGAAGCATTAA
- a CDS encoding polysaccharide deacetylase family protein, with the protein MLKVVSDIWKCDPDDFQCSLDRTMNESLEKIRRGKVFFRADDIAAPSKNFSRMMELFKKYQAPLCLAVTPSWISRPRWQALLEVAGDEPSLWCWHQHGWRHINHESEGKKQEFGPSRTKGAIARDLALGKERLEQILGSRFFPFFTPPWNRCSAHTLALLQSMGYNGVSRSKGAKPKSQGLPDIFVNVDLHTRREKNGKKDLTDFFQELSKALSSGYCGVMIHHQLMNEAAFKALEALLQAFRAEKKLELGAFNSLA; encoded by the coding sequence AAAGTTGTTTCTGACATTTGGAAATGCGACCCGGACGATTTTCAATGCTCGCTTGACCGAACCATGAATGAGTCCCTGGAAAAAATTCGCCGGGGAAAGGTCTTTTTTCGGGCTGACGATATTGCCGCGCCGTCCAAAAACTTTTCCCGTATGATGGAGCTTTTTAAAAAATATCAAGCCCCTTTGTGCCTTGCTGTAACCCCCTCCTGGATTTCCCGCCCAAGATGGCAGGCTCTTTTGGAGGTCGCCGGGGACGAACCTTCCCTGTGGTGCTGGCATCAGCACGGATGGCGGCATATCAACCATGAGTCGGAAGGTAAAAAGCAGGAATTCGGCCCGTCCCGCACCAAGGGGGCGATCGCCCGAGACCTTGCATTGGGAAAGGAGCGGCTGGAACAAATCCTGGGCTCACGCTTCTTTCCGTTTTTCACGCCCCCTTGGAATCGTTGCAGCGCGCATACGCTTGCCCTGCTGCAATCCATGGGGTATAATGGAGTTTCGCGCAGTAAAGGGGCCAAACCAAAATCGCAAGGCCTTCCCGACATCTTTGTGAACGTGGATCTTCACACCCGCCGGGAAAAGAACGGAAAAAAGGATTTAACGGATTTTTTTCAGGAGTTGTCCAAGGCTCTGTCCAGCGGATATTGCGGGGTCATGATTCACCATCAATTGATGAACGAGGCAGCGTTTAAAGCTCTGGAGGCTTTGCTGCAGGCCTTTCGCGCGGAGAAGAAACTCGAATTGGGCGCTTTTAATTCTCTCGCGTAA